One stretch of Heterodontus francisci isolate sHetFra1 chromosome 22, sHetFra1.hap1, whole genome shotgun sequence DNA includes these proteins:
- the dpagt1 gene encoding UDP-N-acetylglucosamine--dolichyl-phosphate N-acetylglucosaminephosphotransferase: MSALPALPLLINLSCSLLGFLGTVILIPAFREHFIAARLYGIDLNKTSKQQIPESQGVISGVVFLIILFCFIPVPFLHCWVKEQCVSFPHDVFVQLIGALLAICCMIFLGFADDVLNLQWRHKLLLPTMASLPLLMVYFTNFGNTMIVVPKPFRILLGLHLDLGILYYVYMGMLAVFCTNAINILAGINGIEAGQSLVISMSIIVFNLVELNGDYKDDHIFSLYFMIPFFFTTLGLLYHNWYPSNAFVGDTFCYFAGMTFAVVGILGHFSKTMMLFFIPQVLNFLYSVPQLLRIVPCPRHRLPRLDPSTGKLGMSYSRFKTKDLSKLGDLILKVADKFWLVEVERGIGESSNYTECNNLTLINFVIKLIGPTHERTLTIILLLIQVTGSAFAFMVRYHLVRWFYDV, translated from the exons ATGTCGGCCCTGCCCGCCCTCCCCCTGCTCATTAACCTGAGCTGCTCCTTATTGGGTTTCCTGGGCACTGTCATCCTCATCCCCGCCTTCAGGGAGCATTTCATCGCAGCCAGACTCTATGGGATTGACCTGAACAAAACCTCCAAGCAGCAAAT CCCAGAATCCCAGGGAGTAATCAGCGGCGTTGTATTCCTCATCATTCTTTTCTGTTTCATCCCTGTTCCTTTTCTGCACTGCTGGGTGAAGGAGCAATGTGTCAGCTTTCCACATGATGTG TTTGTGCAGTTGATTGGGGCGCTCCTTGCCATATGCTGTATGATATTCCTGGGGTTTGCTGACGATGTCTTGAACTTGCAATGGAGACACAAGTTGCTGCTGCCAACCATGGCATCCCTGCCCCTTCTCATGGTGTACTTTACCAACTTTGGCAATACCATGATTGTCGTGCCGAAGCCCTTTCGCATCCTTTTGGGTCTCCATTTAGACTTGG GAATCCTGTATTATGTATATATGGGAATGCTGGCAGTGTTCTGCACAAATGCCATCAACATTCTGGCTGGCATCAATGGCATTGAGGCTGGGCAGTCTCTGGTGATTTCCATGTCCATCATTGTTTTCAATTTAGTAGAGTTAAATG gtGACTACAAGGATGACCACATATTCTCCTTATACTTCATGATACCCTTTTTCTTCACTACTTTAGGACTGCTGTACCATAACTG GTATCCATCTAATGCCTTTGTGGGCGACACATTCTGTTACTTTGCGGGAATGACTTTCGCAGTGGTTGGGATCCTTGGCCACTTCAGTAAGACCATGATGCTGTTCTTCATACCTCAGGTGCTCAACTTCCTTTACTCGGTGCCTCAGCTCTTGCGTATCGTTCCATGTCCACGACACAGACTACCGAG ACTAGATCCAAGTACTGGAAAGCTAGGCATGAGTTACTCGAGATTCAAAACTAAGGATTTGTCTAAACTTGGAGACTTAATATTAAAG GTGGCTGACAAATTCTGGCTGGTGGAGGTGGAGCGCGGAATTGGAGAAAGCAGCAACTACACAGAGTGCAACAACCTCACTCTGATTAACTTTGTAATAAAGCTGATAGGCCCAACACATGAGAGAACCCTGACCATTATACTCCTGCTCATCCAG GTCACCGGAAGTGCATTTGCTTTCATGGTCCGCTATCATCTGGTCCGCTGGTTTTACGATGTCTGA